One Tachysurus vachellii isolate PV-2020 chromosome 8, HZAU_Pvac_v1, whole genome shotgun sequence genomic window carries:
- the si:ch211-214p13.8 gene encoding B- and T-lymphocyte attenuator, whose product MARPVQFLISVVFILIELADAQDSVTSCVPEIKLRKNTLYTASKENKLNISCPVTYCNEIPVVEWIKIGDMDIFMHIKETNQVTITEEQTGLKEIISYLSFRNFVPGDIGIYRCKVTTSGFSSESHNINVNVSDSAGYTSINSTTVPQKEKETDDRRLLYVFICLGTLGLVLFVMLISFLCINQYSRNNHRSKNCPRPASTTTSGKSQEIPEEQNNIYDATTDELHSELNSLCTENNQNCTPVTRNRNRSSDGSEQIVYATLQHPTPSGPSAVHHQSRDQLSEYASIRIG is encoded by the exons ATGGCAAGACCGGTTCAGTTTTTGATCTCTGTAGTTTTTATTCTCATTGAACTTGCAGATGCACAAG ATTCTGTTACTTCATGTGTCCCTGAAATCAAACTTCGGAAGAACACCCTTTACACAGCCTCCAAAGAAAACAAGTTAAACATCTCTTGCCCTGTGACATACTGTAATGAGATTCCTGTTGTTGAATGGATAAAAATTGGTGACATGGACATTTTTATGCACATCAAAGAAACAAATCAAGTAACAATTACAGAAGAACAAACTGGCTTAAAGGAGATAATTTCATATTTGAGCTTTAGGAACTTTGTACCAGGTGATATTGGCATTTATAGATGTAAGGTTACTACATCAGGCTTTTCATCAGAAAGCCACAACATTAACGTCAATGTTTCAG ATTCTGCCGGCTACACCAGTATAAATAGCACCACTGTACCGCAAAAGGAGAAGGAGACGGATGACAGGCGGCTTCTGTATGTCTTCATTTGCTTAGGAACCCTCGGTCTAGTCTTATTCGTGATGTTGATCTCTTTCCTGTGCATAAATCAAT attCAAGAAACAACCACAGAAGCAAA AACTGTCCGAGACCAGCGAGTACCACCACATCAGGAAAGTCCCAGGAAATTCCAGAAGAGCAAAACAACATCTATGATGCAACTACAGATGAGCTACATTCAGAGCTGAACTCTCTGTGTACAGAAAACAATCAGAATTGTACACCAGTAACGAGGAACAGAAACAGGAGTAGTGACGGATCAGAGCAGATTGTTTATGCTACTCTTCAACATCCTACTCCCAGTGGACCTTCTGCAGTCCACCATCAATCAAGGGACCAGCTATCAGAGTATGCATCCATTCGAATTggctaa